A window of the Juglans microcarpa x Juglans regia isolate MS1-56 chromosome 5D, Jm3101_v1.0, whole genome shotgun sequence genome harbors these coding sequences:
- the LOC121265683 gene encoding uncharacterized protein LOC121265683 → MAVTEGHQAILVVAPRLRSYADLVLETPQPIPEVMVPFRSHKIVDGEVCIIFSKDEVDRSAIPFQYSLVLKFLRQRPSLDSIRAFIKARWGLSNQPIVSSMSKPVFVRLALEEDFVKAFARENCEINGVPYRVFHWTTEFQEDQEPIRVPVWITLPGLPPNYYHESFLRSITAPIGRFLKRDNPTRCATRTDGARICLEMDISKEPIQALWIGTPRNPQSLYQSIEFETLPAYCPKCHVQGHNSKTCKGEGKKRNVQMTEPKEKATMEQVWVIKETKGGNLVQKGESSKVEERQLNVEDFIPNDQVWEKSDADRMNGVEDRGMEAVPILEQEEADGEPGSTIQVPINPVID, encoded by the coding sequence ATGGCTGTCACCGAAGGCCACCAGGCCATTTTGGTGGTTGCTCCTCGCCTCAGATCCTATGCAGACTTGGTCCTGGAGACTCCTCAGCCTATCCCTGAAGTCATGGTACCATTCCGATCTCACAAAATTGTTGATGGAGAGGTCTGTATTATCTTCTCTAAAGATGAAGTGGACCGCTCGGCTATACCTTTTCAATACTCTCTAGTATTGAAATTTCTCCGACAAAGACCCTCTCTTGATTCCATAAGAGCATTCATCAAAGCCAGATGGGGTCTATCAAACCAACCGATTGTTTCATCTATGAGTAAGCCTGTCTTCGTGCGACTGGCGTTGGAGGAAGATTTTGTTAAGGCTTTTGCTCGTGAGAATTGTGAAATCAATGGAGTACCGTATAGAGTTTTCCATTGGACTACTGAAttccaagaagatcaagaaccaATCCGTGTGCCGGTGTGGATCACGCTGCCAGGTCTTCCACCAAACTACTATCATGAGTCTTTCCTTCGTAGCATTACGGCTCCAATTGGAAGATTTCTAAAGCGAGACAATCCCACCCGATGCGCTACTCGTACAGATGGTGCAAGAATCTGTTTAGAGATGGATATTTCTAAAGAGCCTATTCAAGCGTTGTGGATTGGTACCCCCCGAAACCCCCAAAGTCTTTATCAAAGTATTGAGTTCGAGACATTGCCGGCATACTGTCCAAAGTGTCATGTTCAAGGTCATAACTCCAAGACTTGTAAAGGTGAAGGCAAGAAACGTAATGTGCAGATGACGGAACCAAAAGAGAAGGCAACGATGGAACAGGTCTGGGTTATCAAGGAAACCAAAGGTGGGAATCTTGTTCAGAAGGGTGAGTCTAGCAAGGTGGAAGAGAGGCAATTGAATGTGGAGGACTTTATTCCAAATGATCAAGTATGGGAGAAATCGGATGCTGACCGTATGAATGGTGTTGAAGACAGAGGAATGGAAGCAGTTCCAATATTAGAGCAGGAAGAGGCTGATGGAGAACCGGGTTCCACAATTCAGGTGCCCATTAATCCAGTTATTGACTAG